The stretch of DNA GCGTTTTCGACTTTTCTGTAGGTCGTCCCTTGGGTAGCGGCGCCGCATGGCGAAGTTCCACCTCCTTGCGCAGACCGCACCAGCTTTGGATGGCATATCGACTGATTCCATATTGTCTGCTTAATTCGCGTATGCTAATCCCTCTACGATACCCCTGGACTACTATCTCTTTCATCTCCTGGCCATACCGTAACATCCCTTTTTTCCCTGACATGACAAAACCTCCAGTCGTAATTCTATCCTACGACTGGAGGCTTTTTCTTTCAATGTCCGTTTTTCCTGCTCCGGTTCATCAAAATCCATGCTTTTCTCTTTGTCAATTTTGTCTCTCTTGCATGAATCTGTAGGGAAAAGGAAAAGCTAAGGCAACCGGATAAATACATTTTGGTATGAGAGGGGACAAAAAAATGGGAATGCCAATTGGAATGATTACTTTGCTGGTTGTGGCAGTTCTGGTTTATTTCGGTTTGGCGCAGCGGATTCTGGATAGAATGCGCTTAACGGATAAACAGGCGCTGTGGTTTATTCTGGCGGTAATTGTAGGGAGCTTTGTTGATATTCCGCTGATGAGGGCGCCGGTGGCGCTTAGCGTCAATGTCGGTGGTGCATTACTGCCCTTTTTGCTGTCGGTCTGGTTGATTGCTAAAGCTGATGAAACCTCGGAAAAAATACGGGCTGTTGTATCGGCCGTGCTGGTTGCTTTCGCCGTATCACTCGGTTCCCGGTATTTGCCTTATGAGCCGGAAAATATGTTTCTAGACCCCAAGTTAATTTATGGAATTTCCGCTGGTCTGATCGCTTATCTGGCCGGGCGATCCCGCCGGAGTGCTTTTGCCGGCGGGGTATTGGGCATCATTCTAAGCGATATTGTCCATATGTTTACCTTGATGGGGTTGGGTGTCACGGGGACCACCAATATTGGTGGCGCCGGTGCTTTTGATGTGGTGATGATTGCCGGCTTTGTCGGTGTTATGGTGGCCGAACTGGTGGGTGAAACCAGAGAAAAATTGCAGGGCGGTCCTGTCCTGGGTCCTAATCGCCCGGAAGGCTTGTACGAGTTCAGTAAAGAGATTTTCTATAATCATAAAAAAGGCGCCGGAACGGAAAAGGGGAAACCGGCCGATACGGCAAAAAAAGAGGAAGAACGGGGTGACGACCATGAATAAGCGAATCCTGCTCATGCTTGGCGCGCTGTGTCTGGTGCTTTTTTTGCAAGGCACTGTCTACGCTCATTCCGATACTACCTATACCATTCATGACGAGCAAGGCGAAACCGTCTATATTACCGGCTGGAAGGTTAATGTGGGTGATCAGTTTCTGACAGAGAAAAATAAACGGTACGAAGTGGTTAGTATGGAAGGAAGTCAGGCTACGGCGCGGTTTTTGGGTGAAGTGAACATTACGGAGTACCTGCCTGACCAAGCCAAGCAGTCCTGGTTTGCCGGCATACTAAAGCCTTCAATTGCCTCTGCGCAGGATAATAAGGGGAAAGTCGCCATTTATCACACCCATTCGGATGAATCCTATGTACCTACCGACGGTACGGACAGCATTTATGGCAATGGCGGCATTTACAAAGTCGGTGATGCTTTTGCCAGTGCCTTGCAGGCAGACGGCATGGCAGTGGTCCATTCGGATGCCAGGCATGATCCTCATGACGACATGGCCTACGAGCGCTCGCGCCGTACGGCGGCTACCCTAATCAAGCAGGAGCAGCCTGATGCTATTTTTGATGTACACCGCGATTCAACGCCACCGGAAGTGTACAAAGCAAACATTAATGGCGAAGATGTAACCAAACTGCAATTGGTGGTAGGTAAATATGGTCCTACCGGCAAACAAATCGAAGACTACGCGCTGCAGCTCAAAGCTAATTCCGACCAAATGCATCCGGGTCTGATCAAAGGGATCTTTTTCGCCAAGGGTGGAGACTACAACCAGGATTTACATCCCCGCTCGATGCTGGTAGAAGTGGGTGCCCATACGAATGACCGCCCTTCGGCTGAACGGGGGATAGCCTTATTTGCCGATGTACTTCCCGCTGTTATCAATAAGGCCGGCGGCGGTGCGGCCCAGGGAGCACAACAGGGCTCGGAACAGCAGCAAGCCGGTGCGGCGGGATTTGGCTCGACGGCAGCCGGTCCTTCCGGTGCCACTAAGTCCATGGGCTGGATTATCGGTCTGCTGGTCGTGGGAGCCGCTGCCTTTCTCTTTCTCAGTACCGGCAGTATGAAAGAGGCAAAATCAAAGTTAAAGCAATTTACCAGTACGGAATTTGCCAATTTTTTGGCTCCCCGCAAAAAGCGCCAAGAGAAGCTCAACGAACCGGAGGAACAGAAAGAGAAAGACGAATAGCTTGGCGGCAGCCAATTGTAAAGAGTGACCGGATTTTATTCCTCACTCTTTCTTTATTTTGCAGGAAAACAGGCCGGAGTAACGGAATATTGTAATTAAGAGGTAAAAGATAAGTGCCACATAAGGGTATTTTTATTATGTGGTATTTCCTGCTGGGATGGAAACAGTAGCCAAGAAAGTAAAAATAGTATATAATGAACCGCGCTTGTCTGTCGTTCTGACTAGTGGTCTGTAAACTCTAAGGCTATAGGATCTCGCAAAAACACTATAGAATTAGGGCTTACAGACCATTAGGGCGCAGCCGGGTTATATAATCTGTTGTCTGATTGGAGATAGTATAGGTAAGCGAATAAATATGAGTAATATAGGGTGATATGATGAGTAAACCAATTGTAGCCATCGTGGGGCGTCCTAATGTTGGCAAATCCACGTTGTTTAACCGCATCGGCAAAAAGCGTGTATCCATTGTGGAGGATATGCCGGGGGTAACCCGTGACCGCATTTATATGGATGCCGAGTGGCTGGGGCATGAATTTACAATGATTGATACGGGCGGTATTGAGTTGGAGACCAATGACACCATGCTGAATGCCATACGCCATCAGGCAAAACTGGCGATTGACGAAGCTGATGTTATTTTATTTATTGTCGACGGTAAAACCGGAATGACCAACTCGGATGAGGAAGTGGCCAATATTCTCCGTAATACGCGCAAGCCGGTATTACTTGCCGTTAACAAAGTTGACACCATTAAGGATAATCACGACATCTATGAATTTTACAACTTGGGGCTGGGTGATCCCATTCCGGTATCGGCTGCCAATATCCTGAATCTGGGAGATTTACTGGATGCCGTTGTGGAGCAACTGCCGAAAGAAGGCGAAGCGGCGGAAGAGAGTGATGAAATCAAGGTGGCAGTCATTGGCCGGCCAAATGTTGGTAAATCCTCGCTGGTGAACGCCCTGATCGGAGAAGAAAGGGTCATTGTCAGTGATGTGGCCGGCACGACGCGGGATGCGATTGACACCCACTTCGTCACCGACGGCACGAAATTTGTCCTCATTGATACGGCAGGTATGCGCCGTAAGTCAAAGATTGAAATGCCGGTGGAGCGCTATAGCGTTATTCGTTCCTTGCGGGCTGTCGACCGGGCCGATGTGGTGCTGATGGTCATTGACGCCGTGGAGGGAGTTACCGAACAGGACAAAAAAATTGCCGGCTATGCCCATGAAGCCGGTAAAGCCAGTGTTATTGTGGTAAACAAATGGGATTTGTTGGAGAAGGATAGCAAAACCTCGCTGCGGTTTACTGAAAATATCAGAAGTGAACTGGGCTTCATGCAATATTCGCCTGTTTTGTTCACCTCGGCGCTCACCAAGCAGCGGGTGGGACGGTTGACCGAGCTAATCAAATTTGTTGCCGAACAACATAACATGCGGGTCAGCACCAGTATACTTAATCAGATCATCTCTGATGCCACAGCGATCAATCCACCGCCGGCTGCCCATGGCAAACGGCTGAAAATCTATTTTACCACGCAGCCCGATGTCAAACCGCCGACCTTTATTTTGTTTGTTAATGAGCCGGAGGCTATGCATTTTTCCTATTTGCGTTTTCTGGAAAACAAGTTGCGGGAGAGCTTTGGCTTTGAAGGAACTCCGTTGAAATTAGTCGTCCGGGGAAAAAAAGAGAAGGATGAATAAGCGGGGCAGGGTGAAGAGCAAATGGAATATACGATAGTACTCGTTTTGAGTTATATTATCGGGTCGATTCCCAATGGGCTGCTGATCGGCAAGCTCAAAGGAGTTGACTTAAGAGAGTACGGCAGCAAAAATATCGGCGCCACCAACGCCTACCGGGTTATGGGACCCTGGCCGGCATTCTGGGTGTTTCTTACCGATGCCTTAAAGGGGGTGGCCGGTGTCTTTCTTGGCAAGCTGCTGGTCGGATCACCGCTGTCCTTACTGGCTGGCGGCATTGCGGCCATGGCCGGGCACAACTGGTCGCTGTTTCTTGGTTTCAAGGGCGGACGCGGGGTGGCTACCGGCTTAGGGGTTATTGCCGTATTGGTGCCCAATGTGACCGTCATTGTGTTTTTCCTGTGGTCGGTCATTGTATTTACCACCAGGTATGTTTCGCTGGCTTCGGTGGTGGCCGCTCTTCTGGTTCCAGTCAGCATGTGGGTGCTGGGCGAAAATACGGAGTATTTCTATTTTGGTATTGTAGCGGCCGCTTTTGTGGTCATCCGTCACAAGGCCAATATCCAGCGGCTGTTGCAGGGCAATGAATTAAAAATTAAAGCAGGCAGCCATGCCGGGCCGCCGGAGAATAAAGAGAAAAAACAATAAGTGACAGGGTGAGAAGAGTATGGAGAAAGTTTCCATACTCTTTTTTTTGCGGAGTCATATTCTAAGTGGCATGTCATATATTTATTAGTGATTAATCAGGGACTGCTGCTATCCGTTCATTGTTTCATTATGAAACACGGTACTGATATAGCTTTTGTTTTGCGATGACGCTGTATTAAGGGAGGGATTGGAGAAGCTTATCATGCGACTGCAACAAAATACATATAAGTAGTCATGGGGAGGGAGATAAGGGAGATGGAAAAATTCGACTTGTTCCGCGATATTGCCGAACGTACCGGCGGCGATATCTATATTGGCGTGGTAGGCCCGGTACGTACCGGAAAATCAACTTTTATCAAACGTTTTATGGAAAATATGGTGCTGCCTAATATTACAGATCCTTATGAGAAAGAACGGGCCAAGGATGAACTGCCACAAAGCGCCGGCGGCAAAACCATCATGACCACGGAGCCGAAGTTTATCCCCAACGAAGCGGTTGAAATCAATGTGAATGAAAATGTCAGTGTTCACGTGCGTCTGGTGGATTGTGTGGGCTATACCGTGGAAGGCGCCCTGGGCTACGAAGAGGATGACGGACCACGGATGGTTTTAACTCCCTGGTTTGAAAACGAAATACCCTTTCAGGAAGCGGCTGAAATCGGCACACGGAAAGTCATTGCCGAGCATTCCACCATCGGATTGGTAGTCACCACCGACGGCAGTGTCACTGAGTTACCGCGGGATAAATATATTGCCGCCGAAGAGCGGGTGGTCAATGAACTGAAGGAACTGGAAAAGCCGTTTTTGGTCATTTTAAATACTAATAAACCGACGGCCAAAGAAACACGTGAACTAGTAGCAAAACTGGAAACCAGCTATGATGTTCCGGTCATTCCCATCGACTGCGCCCAGTTGAATCAGGATGATGTGTATGCCGTGCTGCAGGAAGTTTTATACGAATTCCCCGTCAAGGAAGTCAATATATCGCTGCCTAAATGGATTGAGGAGTTGCTGGAAGATCATTGGCTCCGCGAGAAATTTACCACTGCTGTGGAGGAAGTCATTCAATATGTGAAGCGACTCCGGGATATTGACCGGGCGATTGACGATTTGTCGGGCTATGATTTTATCGCGGACGTTATTTTGCACGATATGGATTTGGGCAACGGCATTGCTGTTATCGAAATTACGGCACGGGGGGATCTTTTTTATCAGGTGCTGGAGGAACTTACCGGCTTTACCATTTCGGGGGAACATCATTTGTTGCGCCTGATGCAGGACCTTGCCGTGGCCAAACGGGAGTATGACAAAATGGCCGGCGCACTGGAGCAGGTGCGTGAGACCGGCTATGGTATTGTACCGCCGCAAATTGAAGAAATGATTCTGGAAGAGCCGGAAATCATCCGGACCGGCAACCGGTTTGGTGTGCGCCTCAAAGCTTCGGCTCCTTCGCTGCATATTATTAGGACCGATATTCAAGCCGAGATTTCTCCCATCATCGGTACGGAAAAACAAAGTGAGGAATTGATTCAATACTTAATGCGCGAGTTTGAAGGCGAACCGGAAAAAATCTGGCGCACTAATTTGTTTGGCAAATCGCTTAACTCTCTGGTTAGAGAAAGCATTCAAAACAAACTGTCAGGCATGCCTGAATCGGCACAGGTCAAGCTCAGAGATACGCTGCAGCGGGTCGTGAACGAAGGCAGTGGCGGTTTAATATGCATTATTTTTTAATAAACCAAGTCAGTCTGTTATGGACTGACGATTTTTTTTATTTGTACTTGTAAAATAGGGGTAAAAGATGATATAATGTCTACCATCAAAAGATATTTATCCTTTTCTGAAATACTGGGAGGCGAAAGAGTGGCAGGACAAAAATCGGGCTTTTTCTTAGTCCGCGAAGAGATTTTACCAGAGGCAATAAAAAAGACGATCAAAGTAAAGGATTTGCTCAAACGCGGCGAAGCGCGCACCATAAATGAAGCAGTGGAGAAGATGGAGCTGAGCCGGAGCGCGTACTATAAGTACAAGGATTATGTATTTCCCTTTTATGAAGCCAGCCGGGAAAAGATTGTCACCCTGGCTCTGCTATTGGAGCATAAGCAGGGCGTGTTGTCGCGCGTGCTGAACACGATCGCCGGCGATCATGGCAGTGTGTTGACCATTAATCAGGGCATACCGCTGCAGGGGGTGGCCAATGCCACCATATCGCTGGAAACAGCCGATCTGTCGATTGATTTGGAGGCTTTATTGGACAAATTACGGATGGTTGAGGGTGTGAAGCGATTAGAAGTGCTTGGGCAAGAGTAGAGGGGAGAATGGCAGTATGAGGAAGGCAATTCATGTAGGTCTATTGGGATTAGGTACTGTCGGTACTGGCGTTGTAAAAATTCTTGCTAACAATGCAAATAGTATTGCCCAAAAAGTCGGTGCGGATATTCAGATAAAAAAAATCATGGTCCGTAATCCGGACAAATCCCGCAGCGTTGCTGTGGATGAGCTGATTACCACTAGGCTAGAGGATATTATCGATAACCCCGACATTGATATTGTGGTGGAAGTGATGGGCGGCGAGACGCCAGCCAAAGATTATATGCTGAAAGCGCTGCAAGCCGGTAAGCATGTGGTGACCGCCAATAAGGATGTCATGGCCCGCTATGGCCGTGAACTGTTTACCGCCGCAGAAGAGAATAAGCTGGATTTAATGTTTGAAGCCAGTGTGGGCGGTGGTATTCCGATTATTCGCCCGTTGAAGCAATGCCTGGCCGGCAATAAAATCAGTGAAGTAATGGGAATTGTCAACGGGACAACCAACTATATGCTGACTAAAATGACCAACGAGGGGCTGGACTTTGAAGAAGTTCTGGCCGAGGCCCAGGCCAAAGGCTATGCCGAGTCCGATCCGACAGCTGATGTGGGAGGTCTTGACGCAGCCCGGAAAATTGCCATTTTAGCATCCATTGCCTTCGGTGCTAGAGTTTCCGTGGATGATGTCTCGGTGGAGGGGATTACATCCCTATCCAAGGCCGACATCGGCTATGCCAGTGAATTGGGTTATGTTATTAAGCTGTTGGGGATTGCCAAAGAGGACGAAAAAGGAATTGATGTGCGGGTGCATCCGGCTTTTGTTGCGAAAAATCATCCACTGGCCGCCGTGCAGGATGTGTTTAACGCCATCTTTGTTAAGGGTGATGCGGTAGGCGAGGCGATGTTTTATGGACGTGGTGCCGGCGAAATGCCGACCGCCAGCGCGGTGGTAGCCGATATTATCGATGTGGCCCGAGATATCCAGCACGGTGTCAGTAGCCGAATTCTCTGCACTTGCTTTGATCAGAAGCCGATCTGCCCGGTGGAAAAGACGGAATCTCAATATTATGTCAGACTGCTGGTTGAAGATAAACCGGGGGTATTCGCGGCCATTGCCGGCGCGTTTGCCGCTGAATTGGTCAGCTTAAACTCGGTTATTCAAAAACGTAAAGTCAATTGCTGCGCAGAAGTCGTATTGATTACCAACCGGGTGCCCGACGCCAATTTGCGATCTGCCATAGGTATTATCAAAAGCATGTCGGTGGTCAATCAAATTCGCAGTGTCATCCGGGTAGAAACTGAAACCATCGGATGAGTACTAGTGGCCCGAAATTGGGAGGATATATGCTAAAAACTGTCAAAGTGCGTGTTCCCGGTACAACGGCCAATTGCGGACCGGGCTTTGATTCGGTCGGAATTGCCTGTACCATTTATAATAGTTTGGAGCTTTCTGTCAGTGAAGCGAGCGGTTTAACCATCGAAGTGTCCGGTGAAGGTGCAGGCGCGATACCGCACAGCGAAAAGAATATCGTTTGGCAGGCGGCTAGAGCCGTATTTACCAAAGTAGGCTTTGTCTATGGCGGGATCAGAATTCGAATGGATAATGCGATCCCCCTGGCTCGGGGCTTGGGCAGCAGTGCCGCGGCCATTGTCGGCGGCCTGGTGGCTGCCAACTCCATCAGTGGCAATCAGTTGACCAGACAGCAACTGTTTGAGCTGGCGACGGAAATGGAAGGGCATCCGGATAATGTGGCGCCGGCTTTATTCGGCGGCATTACCTTAAGCACGGTGGCCGCTGGCAGTGAAGGCGCCTCACAGGCCCATCACCTGCGTTTTTTACCGCCGGCACCGCTATCGATGATCGTGGCTGTCCCGGACTTTACCCTTTCCACCAGAGCGTCCCGTCAGGTGTTGCCGCAAACGGTTTCCCTGCAGGATGCGGTATTTAACGTCGGTCGGACGGCCATCCTGATAGGAGCTTTATGTAAAGGCGAGTTTCAACATTTGCAATATGCGCTGGAAGACAAACTGCATCAGCCTTATCGCCAGAAGCTGGTTCCGGGCATGCCGGAGGTCTTTCAGGCGGCCCTGGCTAACGGAGCGCTAGGTGCGGCTATCAGCGGCGCCGGCCCTTGCCTAATTGCCTTTGCCGTCAGCAGGGAAACAGCGATTGGTGATGCCATGGTGGCGGCTTTTGGGCGCCATCAGATAAAAGCCGGTTATCATGTACTGTCAATTGATCCGGACGGAGCAAAAATAATTAATTAATTAATTATCAAAAGCTTGTTGACATAGGATGATATAACAGGTATAATATTCTTTGTCAGTCGGGGCGTAGCTCAGTTTGGTAGAGCGCTATCTTGGGGTGGTAGAGGCCGTGGGTTCAAGTCCCGCCGCTCCGACCAGTAATTTTAATATTGTAAACCACCTAGGGAATCTGTTTTGTACAAGTAACTTTAATAAGATTGTAAAAGGCCGTCATTTATTTGACGGTCTTTCCTGTTTTACTAGAAGTGCTACATATTTCTGTTGGTATTAAAACAAAATTATATTCTATTTTAAAGAAGGGTTTCTTATGTCGATAACCAAGCGGTATGAATTGTTCATTTGCGGTCTGTTCTTTGTGTCTTTGGGCATTTCCTGTATTATTAAAAGCATGCTTGGCACCGCGCCCATTTCCAGCGCTCCTTATATTTTAAGTTTGCGCTATCCTGTTTCGCTGGGGGCATTTACCTTTATCATTAATATGGTGTTTTTGCTTGGGCAAATAATCATTTTGCGTCGCCAATTTCCCTATATTCAACTGCTGCAAATTCCCATGACCGGCCTGTTTGGCTGTTTTATTGATTTTACGATGTTCCTGCTTAGCAATGTGGCTCCGGCCATGTACCTTGGGCAAATGATTACTTTATTGCTGGGAATTTGTAGTATGGCATTCGGTATCGCTTTGGAGATTATCGGTAATGTTGTTATTTTGCCAGGTGAGGGAATTGTTAAGACTATTGCTACACATTGGAATTTTGAATTTGGCTACACCAAGACCTGTTTTGACACCAGTATCGTTCTTTTGGCCGGTTTATTATCCTGGCTTTACTTTGGTGAGCTGCGGGGCATTCGTGAGGGTACGCTGCTTTCAGCGCTGCTTACCGGTTTTGTTGTAAGATTTTTTTTAAACCATGTAAGCTACGCAAATCAAAATGATGGTAGGTTAGGGGAAAATGGTCAATAAGAAGACAGCGAACGGTTTCTTTTACCGGGAGTTTTTGGATAGTGCAGAAAGTAGAGTCATTGATCAGACAAATAGTAAAGGTGCTGCCGACGTCTTGCTAGACGCTGGCAGCACCTTTATATTTGCTTATTTTGTCAAATGGAACGGGATGGTGGTTACGATGACGTTTTCCTTTAAGATGAGCAAGGTCCGTAAAATCCAGCCTGTCTGATTGTGGAGGAGGCGGTGCCACCATTTACGGGTTTCAAATTCCGGTATGAGCACAGTGATATAATCGTTGGGACCCTTTTTCTCCGCCAGTTCGCTCACGTAGTCGATTAACGGCTGGATGACTAAGCGATAGGGAGAATATAACGTTATCAGTTGTACCCCGGGATTCCAGTTATGCCATTTTTCCTGAATCTTTTGTCCTGTTTCTTCGTCGGTGGCAATATGAAGAGCAATCACCTCTTCACTGATAGATTTGGCATATTTTAAGGTATGGGCCACTACGCTGGTCGGACTGGCAATTGGCACAATAACAATATTTTTCCCCGGGAATATCTTGGCCGCTATGGCGGGATTTAGTTCTTCCATCGGCAGATGAAGCTGATCGGCCATGTCATCATAATGCTTGCGGATTTTTTTAAACATGGTGATCATTAATGGAATAAAGATCAGGACAATCCAGGCGCCGTAAAAGAACTTGGTTATACCGATAATTAAAACAACAATGCCGGTCACAACTGCGCCGATCGCGTTAATGCCGGCCCGGGGCAGCCAATAATGGCCGCCTTCCCGTTTCCAGTGGACCACCATGCCGGTTTGGGCGATGGTGAAGGAAATAAATACTCCGATGGCATATAACGAAATCAAATGCTCCGTATTGCCGTTAAAGGCAACAATCAGAATGCCGGCCACAACACTGAGCAGGATGATGCCGTTGGAAAAGTTTAGCCGTTCACCTCTTGCTCCCAGATAACGGGGCATATAGCCGTCGCGGGCAAGGATGGAAAGCAGCGGCGGCAGGCCGTTAAACGAAGTGTTAGCAGCCAGATACAGTACGCCCATCGTGGTGAATTGAATGTAATAATAAAGCCAGTTGCGCCCGAAGATATCTTCGGCAACTTGGGAGAGCGCCGTTACGCCGTCCTGGGGTAAAATGTGAAAATGCATGATCAAAAAGGAAATGCCAATGAACATAAAGCCCAAAATGCCCGACATCCACATCGTAGTGATGGTAGCGTTGCGGGGCGCAGGGGCTTTGAACATGGGAACCCCGTTGGAAATGGCTTCTACCCCGGTCATGGAGCTGCAGCCGTTGGCAAAGGCCCGCAGGATTAAAAAGGACATGGTCCAATCCCACTGTTTGGATAAGGATTCGACCGGTATGACCGGCGCCTGCTGGGTCAGGGCCTGATAAAAGCCTGTAAGCAACAGGGCAAATATGCCGAAGACGAAGCAGTAAGTCGGAAAGACAAAGGTTGTGGAAGACTCACGGATACCGCGTAAATTAATAAGCATTAAAATACCAAATAGAATGACGAGATCGATGGGGACTTCGTAAGGCAGCAGCTCGGGAAACGCTGACATCAGCGCTGCGGTGCCGGCGGAAACGCTTACGGCCACGGTAAGGGTGTAATCGGCAAACAGTGCAGCGGCAGCAGTCAGAGCGGGGAATTCGCCCAGATTGTGGATAGCTACCGAATAGGAGCCGCCGCCACCGGGGTTGGCTTTGCCGACCTGGACATAAGAAATAGTTACAATAAACAGCAGCACCAAAATGGCCAGAGCGACAGGCCCCAGATAACCGTAGGCCATGACTTGAGATGCGGCCAGAATGATCATGATCTGTTCCGGACCGTAGGCCACTGAGGAAAGCGCGTCTGAAGAAAAAATAGCTAAAGCTTTCAGCTTGGAAAGCTTTTCATGGGCCATTTCTTGATTGTGCAGCGGCTTGCCGATCAGCAGACGCCTGAGCAATCGCATCATAGGATAGATCTACCTCCAAATTCTAGTATGTACGTAATGAGATAAAATACTATAAAAACAAAAAGAAGACCTACAAGCGGTCTCGTGCCCTTGTTTTAGCTTTGCGAAGGCAGATGGCGGTGGAATGACAAGGAAACATTCCATGCCTAGGCAGGATTCCCTCCTGAAACGTAACCCCTTCGCAATGAAATTGGCTCATCTCATAAGATCAATTATAGCGGATTGGCGCAATAAAGAAAGTTCTGTTTAATGTCATTAGACTGAATGGCATGCTTTGGCAAGATTAATTTTGATAAGGTTATCCGCTTTCTTGATCTTTTGTCAGTTTTCGCTGGTTTTTGAGGAATTATACCACTATAGTGGTCTGTTTACTCTGAAATTACAATGACTTCGCGGGACTTTTTCCACATGCTTCATTGCCGTCAGCTTATCTATGTCCGAAAGGCACGTCTCCTCCGACTCGCCTTTTCGATAAAATTCCTGCGATTATTTTGCGCTTTCAAAGTAGACAGACCACTAGAAGGTATTGTTTTAGGTGCTGTTTTGTTTTATAACGCGGCAATTTGCCTTGCAGCCGTAAAAAAGAGTGCGGCGAGCAGTCAAGACCGCTCACCGGAATTAACGGGGCTTGCAAGTGTTAGGCGGACAGGGGCGCGGCGGACAAGGCCGTGGGAAACACATTTGCGGATTGCAGGGACGGGGCGGACAAGGCCGCGGAAAGCAAGGCCGCGGCGGACAGAGGCGTGGGAGACAAAATTGCGGATTGCAAGGGCGGGGACGGCAGGGCAGCGGAAAACAAGGCCGCGGGGGGCAAGGACGGGGAAGGCAAGGCGTACTGGTGGGAAAACAGCCAATAAGACGTTCATCCGCTGAGAAACTGTCATCCGACGTTTCATCGGTATCATTATTATTATCATAAGGAGTATCCCAAGTTGTCTCACTGTCGAAGACCTGATCCCTGCCGGTGTCTTCCGGGTCACTAAGCTCATCGCGGTCAATCGATGGTGTTTCCGTGTCCCAATCTATCAGTTCAGGGTAAGCCCATTTTGGCCGTTTGTAATTATTTTTTTCATTGTCAGACACAGCTATCGCTCCTCCTTATCAGGTTGTGAGTCATCCTGTTGTCTTTCTATTGCTATTATATGGTATGCCGGAAAGCGCCGGGCTGTGAAAAGAAAATGGCAGCTTATGTTGACAAATATATCGTCCGGTGGTAAGATAACTGATATTTCCAGCAGCGGAATAGTGCTGCTGGCTGCAGTATGTGATCAGGTCCCATGCTATATAATTATCCTCAGTAGTTGTTACTGCTGAGGCTTAGTGCGTATATTGTCTTTATTATCTAATTGTGATATGATAAGATGAATAGCGTGCTAAGTTTGGATTGATACTAAATTTGGCAATACTAATCTTACTAGACGGCAATGTCCGAAAACTACATAGGGAGGATCAATATATAATGAAAGTGAACGCAGAAAAAATAGACAAACATAAGGTCGTTTTAGAAATGGAGATACCGCAACCAGAGGTATCAAAAGCCCTGGATAAGGCGTATCATAAATTAGCGAATCAAGTGAACATCCCCGGCTTCCGTAAAGGCAAAGTGCCGCGCAGTATTTTGGAAAAACGCATCGGCAAAGAAGCTTTATTGGATGAAGCCTTTGAAATCGTGGCTCCCCGCTTCTATGCCCAGGCGCTTCAAGAGCAGG from Propionispora vibrioides encodes:
- a CDS encoding DUF1614 domain-containing protein, with amino-acid sequence MGMPIGMITLLVVAVLVYFGLAQRILDRMRLTDKQALWFILAVIVGSFVDIPLMRAPVALSVNVGGALLPFLLSVWLIAKADETSEKIRAVVSAVLVAFAVSLGSRYLPYEPENMFLDPKLIYGISAGLIAYLAGRSRRSAFAGGVLGIILSDIVHMFTLMGLGVTGTTNIGGAGAFDVVMIAGFVGVMVAELVGETREKLQGGPVLGPNRPEGLYEFSKEIFYNHKKGAGTEKGKPADTAKKEEERGDDHE
- the plsY gene encoding glycerol-3-phosphate 1-O-acyltransferase PlsY, giving the protein MEYTIVLVLSYIIGSIPNGLLIGKLKGVDLREYGSKNIGATNAYRVMGPWPAFWVFLTDALKGVAGVFLGKLLVGSPLSLLAGGIAAMAGHNWSLFLGFKGGRGVATGLGVIAVLVPNVTVIVFFLWSVIVFTTRYVSLASVVAALLVPVSMWVLGENTEYFYFGIVAAAFVVIRHKANIQRLLQGNELKIKAGSHAGPPENKEKKQ
- the spoIVA gene encoding stage IV sporulation protein A: MEKFDLFRDIAERTGGDIYIGVVGPVRTGKSTFIKRFMENMVLPNITDPYEKERAKDELPQSAGGKTIMTTEPKFIPNEAVEINVNENVSVHVRLVDCVGYTVEGALGYEEDDGPRMVLTPWFENEIPFQEAAEIGTRKVIAEHSTIGLVVTTDGSVTELPRDKYIAAEERVVNELKELEKPFLVILNTNKPTAKETRELVAKLETSYDVPVIPIDCAQLNQDDVYAVLQEVLYEFPVKEVNISLPKWIEELLEDHWLREKFTTAVEEVIQYVKRLRDIDRAIDDLSGYDFIADVILHDMDLGNGIAVIEITARGDLFYQVLEELTGFTISGEHHLLRLMQDLAVAKREYDKMAGALEQVRETGYGIVPPQIEEMILEEPEIIRTGNRFGVRLKASAPSLHIIRTDIQAEISPIIGTEKQSEELIQYLMREFEGEPEKIWRTNLFGKSLNSLVRESIQNKLSGMPESAQVKLRDTLQRVVNEGSGGLICIIF
- the spoIIP gene encoding stage II sporulation protein P; translated protein: MNKRILLMLGALCLVLFLQGTVYAHSDTTYTIHDEQGETVYITGWKVNVGDQFLTEKNKRYEVVSMEGSQATARFLGEVNITEYLPDQAKQSWFAGILKPSIASAQDNKGKVAIYHTHSDESYVPTDGTDSIYGNGGIYKVGDAFASALQADGMAVVHSDARHDPHDDMAYERSRRTAATLIKQEQPDAIFDVHRDSTPPEVYKANINGEDVTKLQLVVGKYGPTGKQIEDYALQLKANSDQMHPGLIKGIFFAKGGDYNQDLHPRSMLVEVGAHTNDRPSAERGIALFADVLPAVINKAGGGAAQGAQQGSEQQQAGAAGFGSTAAGPSGATKSMGWIIGLLVVGAAAFLFLSTGSMKEAKSKLKQFTSTEFANFLAPRKKRQEKLNEPEEQKEKDE
- the der gene encoding ribosome biogenesis GTPase Der, with protein sequence MSKPIVAIVGRPNVGKSTLFNRIGKKRVSIVEDMPGVTRDRIYMDAEWLGHEFTMIDTGGIELETNDTMLNAIRHQAKLAIDEADVILFIVDGKTGMTNSDEEVANILRNTRKPVLLAVNKVDTIKDNHDIYEFYNLGLGDPIPVSAANILNLGDLLDAVVEQLPKEGEAAEESDEIKVAVIGRPNVGKSSLVNALIGEERVIVSDVAGTTRDAIDTHFVTDGTKFVLIDTAGMRRKSKIEMPVERYSVIRSLRAVDRADVVLMVIDAVEGVTEQDKKIAGYAHEAGKASVIVVNKWDLLEKDSKTSLRFTENIRSELGFMQYSPVLFTSALTKQRVGRLTELIKFVAEQHNMRVSTSILNQIISDATAINPPPAAHGKRLKIYFTTQPDVKPPTFILFVNEPEAMHFSYLRFLENKLRESFGFEGTPLKLVVRGKKEKDE